GAACATGATTAAACTCCTCCCGTCGCTTTTCCCTTGCGAAAGCGTGGAGCTACCGTAGCCCGACCGCAGACGCTCGGAACCTCGTGTGAAGGAATTGTTAATCATCCTGTGACGCAGCTCGTGCATCCGAAACACTTTGGGGCCGCGGAAGCGAGAGAGCGTGCCCGCGCGCCTACGCCTCGGCGGCCTCGGACGTCGAGAAGTGCCGGGGCGCGTAGGTCGCGTGCGAGGGCGCGGTGTCCGCGAAGTGCCTCGAGGTCTGGGTGCCGCCCTCCAGGACGCGCAGGAACCTGCGAGAGCTGCGGCGCACGGCCTTGGAGGCGTTCTTGCCGAACTCGTCCTCGATCAGGTAGTCCACGTAGGTGTCGGTGTCCACGACCTCGGGGTGCCCGGCGGGCGTCTTGAACGGGATGAACGCGGTCTGCGCCTCGAGGTCGTCGGGCTCGTCGAGGGAGTCAGCGTCGCCGGCGGCGTCGACAAATCCGATCGGGTCCTGCAGGGGCGACTCGGCGGCGATCTTCTCGTCGAGGGAGCGCAGGGCGGACGTCCAGACGTCCTCGGGCTCGCCCTCACCTCGACGCTCGGGGTAGACGCCGTTGTCCACGAAGGCGACCCGGCGCGCGATGCTGTCCCGCTCGCGAGCGCGCTCGACGTTGACGAGAAGCTCGCGGCCCGTGGACGAGAAGTCGGAGGGGATGGCGTCGTCGGGCGCGAAGCCGGCGTCGCTGATGATACTGCCCGACCCCACCGCCGTCTGCCACCAGCTCGTGCCCACGTCGCCCACCGAGCCGTCGGCGCGCTCGATGACGGGCAGGCCATCCATCATGTCGGCGTCCATGCGCTCCTTGAGCGTGGCAGCGACGCCCTGGGCGCGACGGGACATGCGCTCGCGAAAGCTCGCGCGGCGCACGTAGTTCTCGGCGATGTCCTCGTAGTCCCGGGCGGCGTGGCCCGGTCCCTGACGAGGCGAGGAGACGTCCTCGGGCCGGTCGGCGCCGCGCGCCGGGTCCGGATCGGAGGCTTCGGGCGCCAGGTGACGCGGGCGCCGAGAAGGCTTGTCCCCTTGCTCGGACGCGGGCTTGCCCTCCAGCGCGCGCCCGTTGGTCTTTTCGGGGTCCGCGGGAGCGAGGGGCGCCTGCGCGCGCGTGCGGCGATGGCGACGTGCGAGCGCGATCGTCGTTGCAACGCCACCCGTGAGGACGGTGCCGCAGACCAGGCCGGCCACGAAGGAGCCCTCGGGCGAGACGGCGGCGCGCGCGAGGTCCGAGACGGAAAGCGCCTGTGCCGACGCGGGCACGCCCCAGGCAAAAGCGCCTGCGAGACCGGCGACGACGGCCGGGTTTCTCCTTTGCACCATGTGCTCCCGCTCCTCCCAGAGGCGGAAGACAAAACGAACGTCAAACCACGTTATTCCGCCGGCGAAAAACGCGACGGGGCGGGTGTCAACGGCTTGGGCATCGTTTCATCTTCGGGTACCGTAGCGACACTCGATTGCTCGAATATACGTTGACTATACCTATACTGTGGGTAACTTTGCAAGGTGTTTTCAGACGTCGAGAGGAGCCGGATCATGCGAAGCATCGCCATCGTCACGGGGGCGTCCTCGGGGGTCGGGGGGGAGTTCGCGCGCCAGCTCGACCAGGGCGCGGGAGGCGCGCTCGACGAGCTGTGGCTCGTGGCGCGCGGAGCCGAGCGCCTGGAGGCCACGCGCGCCCAGTGCTCCACGCCCTGTCGCGTCTTCGCGCTCGACCTCACGAGGCCCCAGTCGATCGACGCGCTCGCCGAGGCGCTCGACGAGGCCGGCGCGCGGGTCCGCTGGCTCATCAACAGCGCGGGGTTCGGGCGATTCGGCTCCTTTGGGAGCATCTCCCGCGACGATGAGGTCAACATGGTGAGGCTCAACTGCGGCGCCGTGGTCGGGCTGTGCCACCTGGCCCTGCCGCACATGGACGGCGGCTCGTGCATCGTCAACATGTCCTCGGTCGCCGGCCTCGCCCCGCAGCCGGAGCTCAGCTGCTACTCGGCCACCAAGCGCTTCGTGCTCGACCTCTCGCGAACCCTCAACTACGAGCTGGAACCGGTGGGCATCCACGTGTGCGCCGTCTGCCCCAAGTTCATGGACACGGGCTTCCTCGCGAACGCGGGCGACGCGCGCGCCGTGCGCCGCATGACCACAATCGGCTACGAGCAGCCGCGGCGCGTGGTCAGAAAGGCGCTCGCGGCCGCCGGGCGCGGCAGCGCCACCTGCGTCCCCTCCTGGGACGCGAAGTTCATTCACGTGGCCGTGAAGCTCCTGCCGTCCGCCCTCACCCTGCACGCCCAGGACCTGCTGTTCACGCTTCTGTCGGGCGTCTAGGGCCGGCGGCCTCTAGGCGATGTAGCCGGTCTTCTGGGCCTTCTTGGCGCTGAGGATGAGGAACTCGGAGTTGGACTCCGTCTCGCGCAGGCCCTTGATGAGGGCGTTCGCCGCGCGCTCGGTGTTGTTCATGTTGGCGAGCACCCGACGGATGCCCCAGACGAACGGCTGGTACTCGGCATCGATGAGCAGGTCCTCGTTCCTCGTGCCCGAGGAGACCGGGTCGATCGCGGGGAAGATGCGCTTGTCGGCGAGGTCGCGGTCGAGCTTGAGCTCCATGTTGCCGGTGCCCTTGAACTCCTCGAAGATGACCTCGTCCATCTTTGATCCCGTGTCCACGAGCGCAGAGGCGATAATCGTGAGGGAGCCGCCGTTCTCTATGTTGCGCGCCGCGCCCAGAAACCTCTTGGGCGGGTAGAGCGCGGCGGAGTCCACGCCGCCGGACAGGATGCGGCCGCTCGCGGGCTGTGCGAGGTTGTAGGCGCGCGCGAGGCG
This is a stretch of genomic DNA from Thermophilibacter immobilis. It encodes these proteins:
- a CDS encoding SDR family NAD(P)-dependent oxidoreductase encodes the protein MRSIAIVTGASSGVGGEFARQLDQGAGGALDELWLVARGAERLEATRAQCSTPCRVFALDLTRPQSIDALAEALDEAGARVRWLINSAGFGRFGSFGSISRDDEVNMVRLNCGAVVGLCHLALPHMDGGSCIVNMSSVAGLAPQPELSCYSATKRFVLDLSRTLNYELEPVGIHVCAVCPKFMDTGFLANAGDARAVRRMTTIGYEQPRRVVRKALAAAGRGSATCVPSWDAKFIHVAVKLLPSALTLHAQDLLFTLLSGV